The genomic stretch CCATATGGTCACACTATAAATAAAATGTTGTCTGAAGTATTCTAATAGGAACATGAGTAAACAAAGATGTGAAAGAATTCTCATGATTTCATAGGCTTCAATGTATGACAAAAAGCATGACAGACATCTTTATCCCAGGAATAAACTTGTATTTGAGTGGGTTCAATTTTTCTGAAAGGGCATTTCCTTCAGGAGTCAGGACGCTGGGTTCCAAATCCTCACCAGAATTATTATAGGCTTCTTAGCAATGAACACTGAGgcaaaagtcagaagaaaaaccTACAGAATACATGTGAGTCTGTATAGAGCTGAAGCGTGATATAtcacttcagtgaaaaatatgaaGCTGATTATATCATATGTAAAATTATAAGTAAAAAAATtgaaggagtgaaaaaaaatcacaagatatAACAAGTAATAGGAAAAACTTCAAGAATTCTTTTGATTGTAGGAAGCAGACAGCTTGACTGATGCTGAGGAAAGGTGTGACCAGCtgataaaaaccaaaatacagctgGAAGCCAAAGTAAAGGAGGTGACAGAAAGGGCTGAGGATGAAGAGGAGATGAATGCTGAGCTGAcagccaagaaaagaaaactaGAGGATGAATGctcagagctgaagaaagatATTGACGACCTTGAGTTAACACTGGCCAAGGTTGAGAAGGAAAAACATGCCACCGAAAACAAGGTATACAATAGGTTTTCTGACACTCGCTCAAGGAAAAGGGATCCATTTCTGATTCTTGTAACaacattattttctccttcaagGTTAAAAACCTCACAGAGGAGATGGCAACCCTAGACGAGACCATTGTGAAGctgacaaaagagaagaaagccctCCAAGAGGCCCATCAGCAGACACTGGATGACCTGCAGGCAGAAGAGGACAAAGTCAATACGCTGACCAAAGCCAAGAccaagctggagcagcaagtgGACGATGTAAGCACACAGGCAGACAGCAAGAACAGAACAGGTATGAAGTTAGACCTGGCTGGTGGAACACTGATGGTGGTGTTGTGTTTAGCTGGAAGGGTCCCTGGAGCAAGAGAAGAAACTGCGCATGGACCTTGAGAGAGCTAAGAGGAAACTCGAAGGAGACCTGAAGCTGGCCCATGACAGCATAATGGATTTGGAAAATgataagcagcagctggatgagaaactgaagaagtaAGTGTGGCTGTGGGGCACCTGAGTGCTGGGCTGGTGCActtgtcttcttcctttgagCTCTAACATGGTTTGCTTTGCCCAAAGGAAAGACTTTGAAATCAGCCAGATCCAGAGCAAAATCGAGGATGAGCAAGCCCTGGGCATGCAATTGCAGAAGAAGATCAAGGAGCTGCAGGCAAGtctctgttccttcccctctttcaccACTGGGtcccaggtgaggaaggaggagggcatGGGTGTGAAGCCTGCCCAATGTTCCCCAGGCGCGTATTGAGGAACTGGAGGAGGAAATTGAGGCAGAGCGAACCTCTCgggcaaaagcagagaagcatcGGGCTGACCTCTCAAGGGAGCTCGAGGAGATCAGTGAGcgcctggaagaagcaggagggGCTACCACAGCTCAGATTGAGATGAACAAGAAGCGTGAGGCAGAGTTTCAGAAGATGCGTCGTGACCTCGAAGAGGCCACGCTGCAGCACGAGGCCACGGCTGCCGCCCTGCGGAAGAAGCACGCGGACAGCACAGCTGAGCTTGGGGAGCAGATCGACAACCTGCAGCgagtgaagcagaagctggagaaggagaagagtgaGCTGAAGATGGAGATTGATGACTTGGCCAGTAACATGGAGTCTGTCTCCAAAGCCAAGGTActgaaaaatatactgaaatcaACTTGAAAATAAATAGTGTTGCAgcatatctttttaaaatatagtcaGGTGCCAGTATAACTCTCTGCCTCTCTTTGGAACTGTGTTTCTAACCCTCTAACGCCAATGAGCTGAAGAGAGCGTGTATGTCTGTTCACACTATTCTGGTGAGATTTGTgctgctggagagaaggaggagtcCAGAAACTAATCTTCTTTTGTTCTCTGTGATCTCCGCAGGCAAATCTGGAGAAGATGTGTCGCACACTGGAAGACCAGCTAAGTGAGATTAAGACAAAAGAAGAAGAGCATCAGCGCATGATCAATGACCTCAGTGCTCAAAGAGCTCGTCTGCAGACAGAATCAGGTGCGAGAGCCTCCTTTGTGCTGAGGAATGGGAGAGCATCCTAAAAGAGTTGGTTTGGGTCAAGAATGACAATGAAAATACTTCCTTTCTGTGTGCTTTCCCAGGTGAATATTCGCggcaggtggaggagaaagaTGCTCTGATTTCTCAGCTGTCAAGAGGCAAGCAGGCTTTCACCCAACAGATTGAGGAACTCAAAAGGCACTTAGAGGAAGAGATAAAGGTGATGACTTTTCCTACAGCTGGCCACTGAAAGCACTTTTAACTCCACACTGCCTACTGGGGACAGGGTCTGCTTAGCACAAGCCATACTGGGAGAAGATTTTAATTTCTCGGGGAGTGTTATTAGTGGATTGTTTCCTCCAGGCTTACCTCTCTCCTCCATTGCAAACACCTAcaccctcccagcagctctgtgctctgtgttAAATTAATTCATCGGAAGATATTTCCCAGGATCTTTACCATTCTTGCCCCAATCCTACTCTCTACCCAGGCCAAGAGTGCCCTGGCCCACGCCTTGCAGTCTGCTCGCCACGACTGTGACTTGCTGCGGGAACAatatgaggaggagcaggaggccaagggGGAGCTGCAGCGTGCCCTGTCCAAGGCCAACAGCGAAGTGGCCCAGTGGAGAACCAAATACGAGACGGACGCCATTCAGCgcacggaggagctggaggaggccaagtacgtggggaaggtggggaaggCTTGCAGAGACTAATAATTGAACTTTGAAGAGACCATTGAGATTCTGAAATATAAAAGCATAGTAGTAGGTTGGAAAGGAGTTATATGAAATGGAAAAGCCCCAGAAGGCCATATGACAGGGAATGCAAGACAAaggctgtcatagaatcatagaatcatagaatggcttagattggaagggaccttaaaggtcatctagttccaatcaccctgccatgggcagggtcacctcccgctagaccaggtcactcaaagccccatccagcttggttTTGAATACCTCCCAGGATGGGGCATACCCAGCTTTTCTGGActccctgttccagtgcctcaccacactcatagtgaaaaatttcttctttatatctcagataaatctaccctcttccagtctgaagctattacccctcatcctaccagaACattcccttgtaaaaagtccctctccatctttctcgtaggcccccttcagatattGGTAGGCTggtgtaaggtctccccggagtcttctcttctccaggctaaacaaccccaattctctcagcctgtcttcaaatgagaggtgctccagccctcttatcatcttcatggccttcctctgaaccatctccaacaggtccatgtccttcttattctGAGGACTCCAAAGTTGGATGCAGTATTCCACGTGCGGTCTCAcaggagcagagtagaggggcaggaacACCACCCTTGccttgctggccacacttctttttatgcagaCCAGGATtcagttggttttctgggctgcgagcacacattgccagctcatattgagcttctcatacACCAACATTCCCAAGGCCTTCTCCTCAGGAATGCTCTCAATCCAATTTATAGTCCAGAGACCAATGGGAAATCTAGACCctggggaaaggaaaattaatCAAACTGACTGTCCGGGACAGGATCTGACTCTGTGTGTGGGGAATAAATACTGCAAAGTGCCTCAGCactacagtgaaagaaaaacacagtctCCATTTTGATACTCAGTTATGACCTGTGCTTATCTCCTCCCAGGAAGAAGCTGGCACAGCGCCTGCAGGATGCTGAGGAACACGTTGAAGCTGTCAATGCCAAATGTGCCTCCCTCGAAAGGacaaagcagaggctgcagaatgaaATGGAGGACCTGATGATTGACGTGGAGCGATCGAATGCTGCCTGCGCAGCACTGGATAAGAAGCAGAAGAACTTTGACAAGGTGTTTTGGGCTCCAGGCCTGGGGCTCCTGGGCAGAGCGTCCCCTCCTGATTGCCACAGCCATACTCACGCCCCGTTTCTCTTCAGATCCTGGCAGAGTGGAAGCAGAAGTATGAGGAAACGCAGGCTGAGCTGGAAGCCTCCCAGAAGGAGTCTCGCTCTCTCAGCACAGAGCTGTTTAAGATGAAGAATGCCTATGAGGAGTCCTTGGACCACCTGGAAACGCTGAAGCGTGAGAACAAGAACTTGCAGCGTAAGTCCCCGTTCCTCGGCTCCTGGCAGAGCTCTTTCCCTAGCCACCGCTACTGCCATTCCGTATGGGTCTGTGCCTGCAGGTCGGCAAAGATGCCTGTCACCTTGGTGTGAAAGGGCCCTTCCCATTCTGCTCTGTGCCTGACCATGTCATTGGTCTTTGCTCCCACAGAGGAGATTTCCGACCTCACGGAGCAGATTGCCGAGGGCGGAAAGGCGATTCATGAGCTGGAGAAAGTCAAGAAGCAGATTGAGCAGGAGAAATCTGAAATCCAGGCTGCTCTGGAGGAAGCTGAGGTAAAGCCCATAATCATTGTTTTCCATAGAGGCTTAATGAGGAGAAGTGTGATAGATAAAATCTTGGGACAGTCAAGGAAATGTCATTGCTCTCTTCCTGTTCGGTGTGAAGGTCGTGCCTTAGTTTCCACATCACCCAGAGAAAAAGtactcatttttctctgtaagaGGGGGTTTGGTACAGAAGTGCTGTAGGTAAAATCCTTTTAGGGACACAATGTTTCTTTCATATTCAGGCGTCTCTAGAACACGAAGAGGGGAAGATCCTGCGCCTCCAGCTTGAGCTCAACCAGGTGAGGTCTGAGATTGACAGGAAGATAGCAGAGAAAGATGAGGAGATCGACCAGCTGAAGAGAAACCACCTCAGAATTGTGGAGTCCATGCAGAGCACCCTGGACGCTGAGATCAGGAGCAGGAATGAAGCCCTGCGGCTGAAGAAGAAGATGGAGGGAGACCTGAACGAAATggagatccagctgagccacgcCAACCGTGTGGCTGCAGAGGCACAAAAGAACCTGAGAAACACACAGGGAGTGCTCAAGGTCTGTTCAGCAAAGCTACAGTAAGACAAATGACATCCCTGATGTTTTTGACACCCAAGCACACACTGACACCTTGCAATTTTTGTTACATCTTTTACAGAATACCCAGCTACACTTGGACGACGCTCTCAGGACACAGGAGGACCTGAAAGAGCAGGTGGCCATGGTGGAGCGCagagcaaacctgctgcaggCTGAAATTGAGGAGCTAcgggcagccctggagcagacGGAGCGCTCCAGGAAAGTGGCTGAGCAGGAGCTTCTGGATGCCACTGAACGTGTGCAGCTCCTCCATACCCAGGTAAGGCCATTGTGTGGAAATCAGTCACGTAGATCCGGTGTGGAGGACTGGTATGTTTCAGTGATCAGGTTGTGAGAATGATCTGGAAGAGCTTCCCTACTCTTGTCTACAAGGGAAGGAATTTTCACAACCCATCACCTGATCCCACCACTGACATTTTGtaaacaacttttttaaaaataattccagatttTTAATTGCAATTTGAAGCATAAAGATTTGGCTCAGACTGTAGGTTTGGTATTGTAGGCTTTATAATAAAAGTCTTGTAATCTTTCTTTGCACAGAACACCAGCTTGATCAACaccaagaagaagctggaaaCAGACATCATGCAAATTCAGGGTGAAATGGAGGATATGATCCAGGAAGCCCGCAATGCTGAAGAGAAGGCCAAGAAGGCCATCACAGATGTGAGTCGGGagatcctttccctgctgctggtggtggatgtATTCTCCCCGAGAATGTCTCCAGCCCCAAAAACGGCTTTGCCTCTTTGCTCTCATCAGGCAGCCATGAtggcagaagagctgaagaaggagcaggacaCCAGCGCTCACctggagaggatgaagaagaacCTGGACCAGACGGTGAAGGACCTGCAGCTTCGTCTGGATGAGGCCGAGCAGTTGGCACTGAAGGGAGGCAAGAAGCAAATCCAGAAGCTGGAGGCCAGAGTGCGTAGGGCTTTTATTTGTGCAGGAGTGAGCACGTGCCTTGGAGAGATACCAGGGAAGCTCCAAAGATGGGCTTCTCATTGCAGGTGCGGGAGCTGGAAGGGGAGGTTGATGCTGAGCAGAAGCGCAGCGCCGAAGCCGTGAAGGGGGTGCGCAAGTACgagaggagggtgaaggagcTGACCTACCAGGTACGGCAGGAGGCCTCCTTGGGCTGAAAGAGTTTTCTCACAGCACGTCAGATTTTGCGCACACCACTCCCAAGGGGAAGCGTAACCTCACATGGCGGGGAACCAATAATTCATTCCCTTTCCTGCTTACCAACCCCTCTAGTCTGAGGAAGACCGGAAGAATATTCTGAGGCTCCAGGATCTGGTGGACAAGCTGCAAACGAAGGTGAAATCCTACAAGAGACAAGCTGAGGAGGCTGTAAGTATCACTCTGAATGGCGGCAAAGTCAGTTTCAAAGAGGGAAACTTGGGTATTGAGGAAGTGATTTTGTGCATttatatgttgtttttttcttttatcatgatATGTTTCAGGCTTGATAATGTATCCTTGGGACTGATTAGGAATTTCACAGAATaataagcaaatatttgaaaatgtgaggattttatttttattgaatgtaAATAATCCTCAACTCTCCTTCACAAGAACACAGTAATTAAGTAATTTCTTATTAAGTCTCTGACTAATATAATatctttaaattgtttttgttcttttttttaataccatcTTTTTATTTGATATTTCTGTCCCCtgataataaaaatgtgtttttgagaAGTGTGCTAGACTTATGGAAGTTACACATAATATGGAAATGTATTTCTGAGAAAAGGTTGACTTAGAAGGCTACTGTGCTTCTATTTATTCCATTTCTAGGGAATATGAGTTACTAGGGTGTGCAAACAGTGATTTAGCATTTCATGCTGCATTAAATGCAGATGGGGGCCCCAGAATTGCTGCTCAGGATTGTTGGTGCCTCCTAGAAGTGCTCCAGAAATGGTGGTAACATGGTATAGATCAGTTTCCAGCACCACGTCGAGTGATCATCTCAGCTCTTCAGAGTTCTCAGTCAAAACAGAGCTTCTGGGAAAAAATGGATTTGTCTTACTGGAGTGCCTCAGGTTTTCTTCCTGAGGCTTGGGTGATTCATTCTGATTGGGTGATGAATTGCCAAGGGAAGTATCTTcaggaggaggtgagcaggcTGTGTTGTTTCTGGAATGACAAACAGGCATGAATGATCAACAGGTCCTCAGAGAGACCCTGGAGGTGCAAGAGCTCAAATCCTGCATTACATGGAAGGACAAATTTCCTTAGGCTACGCTTGATGGACACTTACAAGAAACTGGAAGTTTTTGACATCTGTCATTAGGAGAAGGCACATTGACTACCCACAGATGTAGACTAATAGACTAGATACAGGGTCTGGTGACAAGTGAGATACACTTCCTCAGAGGAGACCTCTGGGCCAGGTGAGCCTGACCCGTGCTTCCATGAAGTTGTGGTGAAAGTTGTTGGAAGTTCCTTTCTAAATAGGTGGAAGAATCTGCTAACCAGATCTGCTTTCTCAGGAAGTTTGCTACTTGCCAAAGGCTCTAATTCAGAATGTTGTGGAGGGACTAACAAAGTTCGGCTAGCCATCAGATTATCAGACATTGTTTCTCCTAGGCAGGTAGGTCCTGCTTTGAGAAGGAAGCAGGACTAGGTAAGCTGCTGAGATCCCTTTCATCATGAGTTAATCACTGTTTCTGATACTTAGTGATACTGCCCAGAGATTACAGAGCTCTGGGGACTACAGTGAAGGGCATGGAAGCTCAAGTGTTGTCCTCCCTGATTCTGCTGGTCAAGAGGACTGCTCAGGTATGAAAAGATGCATTCTTCAGGTAAACAGCTGGTTatgtggctggtgtcactggcAGGGCTTTGCCTTTTATGACtacatgggggttttttgtgagGAACAAGAACTTCTAGGGAGTGATGAACTTATTTGAACAAATAAGGTAAGAGCATATTTGCCAGCATGCTTGCTGATTCAGTGAGGAGGCCTTTAAACTAGGTTTATTGGGGGATGGTAATAAAATTCcctaaagtaaaaaaacaaatggaTGCAGGGAGGAAGTATCTACGGAACAGCATGTTGGGGAAAGTTCTCACACCTCCCCTGAGAAAGCAGCATGACAGGAAAACCATCTCGTTTGTCTGTAGGCAAACTCATACAG from Chroicocephalus ridibundus chromosome 14, bChrRid1.1, whole genome shotgun sequence encodes the following:
- the LOC134523339 gene encoding myosin heavy chain, skeletal muscle, adult-like isoform X3, which codes for MSSDTEMAVFGEAAVYLRKPEKERIEAQNKPFDAKTSVFVVHPKESFVKGTIQSRETGKVTVKTEGGETLTVKDDQIFSMNPPKYDKIEDMAMMTHLHEPAVLYNLKERYAAWMIYTYSGLFCVTVNPYKWLPVYNPEVVLAYRGKKRQEAPPHIFSISDKAYQSMLTDRENQSILITGESGAGKTVNTKRVIQYFATIAASGEKKKDEKQPTGKIRGTLEDQIISANPLLEAFGNAKTVRNDNSSRFGKFIRIHFGATGKLASADIETYLLEKSRVTFQLKAERSYHIFYQIMSNKKPELIDMLLITTNPYDYQFVSQGEITVASINDQEELMATDSAIDILGFTPDEKTAIYKLTGAVMHYGNLKFKQKQREEQAEPDGTEVADKAAYLMGLNSADLLKALCYPRVKVGNEYVTKGQTVQQVHNSVGALAKAVYERMFLWMVVLINQQLDTKQPRQYFIGVLDIAGFEIFDFNSFEQLCINFTNEKLQQFFNHHMFVLEQEEYKKEGIEWTFIDFGMDLAACIELIEKPMGIFSILEEECMFPKATDTSFKNKLYDQHLGKSSNFQKSKPTKGKVEAHFSLVHYAGTVDYNITGWLEKNKDPLNETVIGLYQKSSVKTLALLFASYGGEAGHKKGGKKKGSSFQTVSALFRENLNKLMTNLRSTHPHFVRCIIPNETKTPGVMEHELVLHQLRCNGVLEGIRICRKGFPSRVVYADFKQRYRVLNARAVPEGQFMDSKKASEKLLGSIAIDHTQYKFGHTKVFFKAGLLGLLEEMRDEKLAQLMTRTQARCRGFLMRVEYQRMVERRESIFCIQYNIRAFMNVKHWPWMKLFFKIKPLLKSAESEKEMANMKQEFEKVKEELAKSEAKRKELEEKMVKLVQEKNDLQLQVQAEADSLTDAEERCDQLIKTKIQLEAKVKEVTERAEDEEEMNAELTAKKRKLEDECSELKKDIDDLELTLAKVEKEKHATENKVKNLTEEMATLDETIVKLTKEKKALQEAHQQTLDDLQAEEDKVNTLTKAKTKLEQQVDDLEGSLEQEKKLRMDLERAKRKLEGDLKLAHDSIMDLENDKQQLDEKLKKKDFEISQIQSKIEDEQALGMQLQKKIKELQARIEELEEEIEAERTSRAKAEKHRADLSRELEEISERLEEAGGATTAQIEMNKKREAEFQKMRRDLEEATLQHEATAAALRKKHADSTAELGEQIDNLQRVKQKLEKEKSELKMEIDDLASNMESVSKAKANLEKMCRTLEDQLSEIKTKEEEHQRMINDLSAQRARLQTESGEYSRQVEEKDALISQLSRGKQAFTQQIEELKRHLEEEIKAKSALAHALQSARHDCDLLREQYEEEQEAKGELQRALSKANSEVAQWRTKYETDAIQRTEELEEAKKKLAQRLQDAEEHVEAVNAKCASLERTKQRLQNEMEDLMIDVERSNAACAALDKKQKNFDKILAEWKQKYEETQAELEASQKESRSLSTELFKMKNAYEESLDHLETLKRENKNLQQEISDLTEQIAEGGKAIHELEKVKKQIEQEKSEIQAALEEAEASLEHEEGKILRLQLELNQVRSEIDRKIAEKDEEIDQLKRNHLRIVESMQSTLDAEIRSRNEALRLKKKMEGDLNEMEIQLSHANRVAAEAQKNLRNTQGVLKNTQLHLDDALRTQEDLKEQVAMVERRANLLQAEIEELRAALEQTERSRKVAEQELLDATERVQLLHTQNTSLINTKKKLETDIMQIQGEMEDMIQEARNAEEKAKKAITDAAMMAEELKKEQDTSAHLERMKKNLDQTVKDLQLRLDEAEQLALKGGKKQIQKLEARVRELEGEVDAEQKRSAEAVKGVRKYERRVKELTYQSEEDRKNILRLQDLVDKLQTKVKSYKRQAEEAEELSNVNLIKFRKIHHDLEEAEERAGIAESQVDKLRMKSREIYRKNKGEE
- the LOC134523339 gene encoding myosin heavy chain, skeletal muscle, adult-like isoform X1; the encoded protein is MSSDTEMAVFGEAAVYLRKPEKERIEAQNKPFDAKTSVFVVHPKESFVKGTIQSRETGKVTVKTEGGETLTVKDDQIFSMNPPKYDKIEDMAMMTHLHEPAVLYNLKERYAAWMIYTYSGLFCVTVNPYKWLPVYNPEVVLAYRGKKRQEAPPHIFSISDKAYQSMLTDRENQSILITGESGAGKTVNTKRVIQYFATIAASGEKKKDEKQPTGKIRGTLEDQIISANPLLEAFGNAKTVRNDNSSRFGKFIRIHFGATGKLASADIETYLLEKSRVTFQLKAERSYHIFYQIMSNKKPELIDMLLITTNPYDYQFVSQGEITVASINDQEELMATDSAIDILGFTPDEKTAIYKLTGAVMHYGNLKFKQKQREEQAEPDGTEVADKAAYLMGLNSADLLKALCYPRVKVGNEYVTKGQTVQQVHNSVGALAKAVYERMFLWMVVLINQQLDTKQPRQYFIGVLDIAGFEIFDFNSFEQLCINFTNEKLQQFFNHHMFVLEQEEYKKEGIEWTFIDFGMDLAACIELIEKPMGIFSILEEECMFPKATDTSFKNKLYDQHLGKSSNFQKSKPTKGKVEAHFSLVHYAGTVDYNITGWLEKNKDPLNETVIGLYQKSSVKTLALLFASYGGEAEGGGSKKGGKKKGSSFQTVSALFRENLNKLMTNLRSTHPHFVRCIIPNETKTPGVMEHELVLHQLRCNGVLEGIRICRKGFPSRVVYADFKQRYRVLNARAVPEGQFMDSKKASEKLLGSIAIDHTQYKFGHTKVFFKAGLLGLLEEMRDEKLAQLMTRTQARCRGFLMRVEYQRMVERRESIFCIQYNIRAFMNVKHWPWMKLFFKIKPLLKSAESEKEMANMKQEFEKVKEELAKSEAKRKELEEKMVKLVQEKNDLQLQVQAEADSLTDAEERCDQLIKTKIQLEAKVKEVTERAEDEEEMNAELTAKKRKLEDECSELKKDIDDLELTLAKVEKEKHATENKVKNLTEEMATLDETIVKLTKEKKALQEAHQQTLDDLQAEEDKVNTLTKAKTKLEQQVDDLEGSLEQEKKLRMDLERAKRKLEGDLKLAHDSIMDLENDKQQLDEKLKKKDFEISQIQSKIEDEQALGMQLQKKIKELQARIEELEEEIEAERTSRAKAEKHRADLSRELEEISERLEEAGGATTAQIEMNKKREAEFQKMRRDLEEATLQHEATAAALRKKHADSTAELGEQIDNLQRVKQKLEKEKSELKMEIDDLASNMESVSKAKANLEKMCRTLEDQLSEIKTKEEEHQRMINDLSAQRARLQTESGEYSRQVEEKDALISQLSRGKQAFTQQIEELKRHLEEEIKAKSALAHALQSARHDCDLLREQYEEEQEAKGELQRALSKANSEVAQWRTKYETDAIQRTEELEEAKKKLAQRLQDAEEHVEAVNAKCASLERTKQRLQNEMEDLMIDVERSNAACAALDKKQKNFDKILAEWKQKYEETQAELEASQKESRSLSTELFKMKNAYEESLDHLETLKRENKNLQQEISDLTEQIAEGGKAIHELEKVKKQIEQEKSEIQAALEEAEASLEHEEGKILRLQLELNQVRSEIDRKIAEKDEEIDQLKRNHLRIVESMQSTLDAEIRSRNEALRLKKKMEGDLNEMEIQLSHANRVAAEAQKNLRNTQGVLKNTQLHLDDALRTQEDLKEQVAMVERRANLLQAEIEELRAALEQTERSRKVAEQELLDATERVQLLHTQNTSLINTKKKLETDIMQIQGEMEDMIQEARNAEEKAKKAITDAAMMAEELKKEQDTSAHLERMKKNLDQTVKDLQLRLDEAEQLALKGGKKQIQKLEARVRELEGEVDAEQKRSAEAVKGVRKYERRVKELTYQSEEDRKNILRLQDLVDKLQTKVKSYKRQAEEAEELSNVNLIKFRKIHHDLEEAEERAGIAESQVDKLRMKSREIYRKNKGEE
- the LOC134523339 gene encoding myosin heavy chain, skeletal muscle, adult-like isoform X2, with product MSSDTEMAVFGEAAVYLRKPEKERIEAQNKPFDAKTSVFVVHPKESFVKGTIQSRETGKVTVKTEGGETLTVKDDQIFSMNPPKYDKIEDMAMMTHLHEPAVLYNLKERYAAWMIYTYSGLFCVTVNPYKWLPVYNPEVVLAYRGKKRQEAPPHIFSISDKAYQSMLTDRENQSILITGESGAGKTVNTKRVIQYFATIAASGEKKKDEKQPTGKIRGTLEDQIISANPLLEAFGNAKTVRNDNSSRFGKFIRIHFGATGKLASADIETYLLEKSRVTFQLKAERSYHIFYQIMSNKKPELIDMLLITTNPYDYQFVSQGEITVASINDQEELMATDSAIDILGFTPDEKTAIYKLTGAVMHYGNLKFKQKQREEQAEPDGTEVADKAAYLMGLNSADLLKALCYPRVKVGNEYVTKGQTVQQVHNSVGALAKAVYERMFLWMVVLINQQLDTKQPRQYFIGVLDIAGFEIFDFNSFEQLCINFTNEKLQQFFNHHMFVLEQEEYKKEGIEWTFIDFGMDLAACIELIEKPMGIFSILEEECMFPKATDTSFKNKLYDQHLGKSSNFQKSKPTKGKVEAHFSLVHYAGTVDYNITGWLEKNKDPLNETVIGLYQKSSVKTLALLFASYGGEAGGGSKKGGKKKGSSFQTVSALFRENLNKLMTNLRSTHPHFVRCIIPNETKTPGVMEHELVLHQLRCNGVLEGIRICRKGFPSRVVYADFKQRYRVLNARAVPEGQFMDSKKASEKLLGSIAIDHTQYKFGHTKVFFKAGLLGLLEEMRDEKLAQLMTRTQARCRGFLMRVEYQRMVERRESIFCIQYNIRAFMNVKHWPWMKLFFKIKPLLKSAESEKEMANMKQEFEKVKEELAKSEAKRKELEEKMVKLVQEKNDLQLQVQAEADSLTDAEERCDQLIKTKIQLEAKVKEVTERAEDEEEMNAELTAKKRKLEDECSELKKDIDDLELTLAKVEKEKHATENKVKNLTEEMATLDETIVKLTKEKKALQEAHQQTLDDLQAEEDKVNTLTKAKTKLEQQVDDLEGSLEQEKKLRMDLERAKRKLEGDLKLAHDSIMDLENDKQQLDEKLKKKDFEISQIQSKIEDEQALGMQLQKKIKELQARIEELEEEIEAERTSRAKAEKHRADLSRELEEISERLEEAGGATTAQIEMNKKREAEFQKMRRDLEEATLQHEATAAALRKKHADSTAELGEQIDNLQRVKQKLEKEKSELKMEIDDLASNMESVSKAKANLEKMCRTLEDQLSEIKTKEEEHQRMINDLSAQRARLQTESGEYSRQVEEKDALISQLSRGKQAFTQQIEELKRHLEEEIKAKSALAHALQSARHDCDLLREQYEEEQEAKGELQRALSKANSEVAQWRTKYETDAIQRTEELEEAKKKLAQRLQDAEEHVEAVNAKCASLERTKQRLQNEMEDLMIDVERSNAACAALDKKQKNFDKILAEWKQKYEETQAELEASQKESRSLSTELFKMKNAYEESLDHLETLKRENKNLQQEISDLTEQIAEGGKAIHELEKVKKQIEQEKSEIQAALEEAEASLEHEEGKILRLQLELNQVRSEIDRKIAEKDEEIDQLKRNHLRIVESMQSTLDAEIRSRNEALRLKKKMEGDLNEMEIQLSHANRVAAEAQKNLRNTQGVLKNTQLHLDDALRTQEDLKEQVAMVERRANLLQAEIEELRAALEQTERSRKVAEQELLDATERVQLLHTQNTSLINTKKKLETDIMQIQGEMEDMIQEARNAEEKAKKAITDAAMMAEELKKEQDTSAHLERMKKNLDQTVKDLQLRLDEAEQLALKGGKKQIQKLEARVRELEGEVDAEQKRSAEAVKGVRKYERRVKELTYQSEEDRKNILRLQDLVDKLQTKVKSYKRQAEEAEELSNVNLIKFRKIHHDLEEAEERAGIAESQVDKLRMKSREIYRKNKGEE